In Paenibacillus sp. 1781tsa1, one DNA window encodes the following:
- a CDS encoding HD-GYP domain-containing protein, giving the protein MRVHVTDLKPGDLLKNDVYNSSGLHILMKGSSLSEDDLSKLLQHGIDYADVEHTTSDLHSDAQTLPSDQTRLLTNLFNDTIKGTESLFQQAMEKGFIDETQVDEILITLTGQLEKQKDVVSLLLMLDGDSDYTYNHSLQVGMLAFYIAGWMGYNPEECLTVAKAGYLHDIGKSKIPSEILHKPGKLTTEEFDEMKKHTFYGYDIIKESTQDEILATVALQHHEREDGSGYPHGLRRDEIHPYARITAVADVYSAMTTNRVYQTKQELISVLCELYSLSFGQLNGEATQELIKHMLPNFIGKRVLLTTGQTGLIVMNNPADYFRPLVQTSTAFIDLAKERDIAIVEIYVQ; this is encoded by the coding sequence GTGAGAGTGCATGTTACTGATCTTAAACCTGGCGACCTGTTAAAAAATGATGTATACAACAGTTCGGGTCTCCACATCCTGATGAAAGGTTCCTCCCTCAGTGAAGATGATTTGTCCAAGCTGCTGCAACATGGAATCGATTACGCAGATGTAGAACATACAACATCCGACCTACACTCTGATGCACAAACCTTACCTTCCGATCAAACCCGTCTGTTAACTAATCTGTTTAACGATACGATCAAAGGTACTGAATCTCTATTTCAACAAGCGATGGAGAAGGGTTTTATTGATGAGACACAAGTCGATGAGATTTTGATAACCCTAACGGGGCAGCTGGAAAAACAGAAAGATGTTGTCTCCTTGTTGCTTATGCTGGATGGGGATAGCGATTATACGTATAACCATTCATTGCAAGTCGGAATGCTCGCTTTTTATATCGCCGGCTGGATGGGGTATAATCCCGAGGAATGTCTAACGGTAGCCAAAGCAGGATATCTTCATGATATTGGTAAGTCCAAGATTCCTTCGGAAATCTTACATAAACCTGGTAAATTGACCACGGAAGAATTCGACGAAATGAAGAAACACACATTCTATGGGTACGATATTATTAAAGAATCCACGCAGGATGAAATTCTGGCAACGGTTGCACTTCAGCATCATGAGCGCGAAGATGGAAGTGGTTATCCTCATGGACTGCGAAGAGACGAGATCCACCCTTATGCCCGTATAACTGCTGTAGCGGACGTTTACAGCGCCATGACGACCAATCGGGTGTATCAAACCAAACAGGAGCTTATCTCTGTTCTGTGTGAACTGTACAGCCTCAGTTTCGGTCAGCTAAATGGTGAAGCAACGCAAGAACTGATCAAGCACATGCTGCCTAATTTTATCGGTAAAAGGGTTCTGCTCACCACGGGTCAGACGGGACTAATTGTGATGAATAATCCTGCGGATTACTTCCGACCACTCGTTCAGACCTCTACGGCCTTTATCGATTTAGCGAAAGAAAGAGATATTGCTATCGTTGAGATCTATGTACAGTAA
- a CDS encoding molybdenum cofactor biosynthesis protein MoaE produces the protein MKLTIQLFAGIAERLNTSLLEFEYIGGIPTPADLKEKLSLAYPEAASQIRTSFLAVNQQYAPADTIIRSEDELALIPPVSGGDGTAMPDKKPEPASSEHRTEDGLFLITESTLSVEATTALVITPNHGAALTFVGTTREMTGEQRTVHLEYEAYVPMALSQMAAIGVEISDRWPGVLCAISHRIGKVDVAEISVVIAVSSPHRNDCYDASRYAIERLKQTVPIWKKEIWEDGSEWKGHQLGPWNPMDN, from the coding sequence ATGAAATTGACAATTCAACTATTTGCAGGCATTGCAGAACGTTTAAATACATCCCTTCTGGAATTTGAGTATATTGGAGGCATTCCGACTCCTGCCGATTTAAAAGAAAAACTGAGTCTGGCTTACCCAGAGGCAGCTTCCCAGATAAGGACATCCTTTTTGGCAGTTAACCAGCAGTACGCTCCTGCCGATACTATAATTAGATCAGAAGACGAACTAGCCTTGATTCCACCAGTCTCTGGAGGCGATGGTACGGCTATGCCCGATAAAAAGCCTGAGCCTGCCTCTTCTGAGCATCGAACGGAAGATGGGTTATTCCTGATTACAGAGTCCACCTTGTCTGTGGAAGCAACAACGGCGCTAGTGATTACCCCGAATCACGGGGCAGCTCTCACTTTTGTAGGTACGACTCGTGAAATGACTGGTGAACAGCGCACCGTCCATCTTGAATATGAGGCCTATGTGCCGATGGCTCTTTCTCAGATGGCGGCCATTGGTGTGGAAATCTCCGATCGCTGGCCTGGCGTGTTATGTGCAATCAGTCACCGAATCGGCAAAGTGGATGTGGCAGAAATTAGTGTAGTCATTGCCGTTTCCTCACCTCACCGTAACGACTGCTATGATGCAAGCCGCTACGCCATAGAGAGACTCAAACAGACCGTTCCAATCTGGAAAAAGGAAATCTGGGAAGATGGATCTGAATGGAAAGGCCATCAATTAGGACCATGGAACCCCATGGATAACTAA
- a CDS encoding bifunctional UDP-sugar hydrolase/5'-nucleotidase, giving the protein MSTREKQTLTILHTNDIHSHFGSMSTIAAMINEERDLGGNLLVLDIGDHMDRMAVETEGTLGTANVDVINLTGYDAITIGNNEGLTFTPDQLAQSYAGLLCPVVCGNVVEQDTGLPPVWMKPSLIVEKGPFRIGLLGATAPFTTFYELLGWDVLDPVESLRAQVEALRDEVDVVVILSHLGLSTDRRLAEQITGIDVILGGHTHHVLEEPLVIGQTVLGAAGKFGQWLGKVVLERASVGEPLQLVSSGCVVAKSLSLDDQVALAIATNRTEAERTLNQTAVITDRVLPIAYDRESPLATLLAQAVRHFTGAQLSLVNAGQLLGDLPQGNITKGMLHSLCPSPINACTICLSGSHIREALEQSLLDDFSGKPIVGFGFRGQILGTLCMDGMEVQYNPHAPAYEKIQTISINGEPMDEQCEYIVGTLDMFTFNVGYPPLAHGTRTLYHLPEFIRDLLETEIKRPGALDDSLRARWHSKLN; this is encoded by the coding sequence ATGAGCACCAGGGAGAAGCAAACGTTAACGATTCTACACACTAATGACATTCATAGCCACTTCGGCTCCATGAGCACCATCGCCGCTATGATCAATGAGGAACGTGACCTAGGTGGCAACCTCCTTGTATTGGATATCGGCGATCATATGGACCGGATGGCCGTTGAAACAGAGGGAACACTGGGTACGGCTAATGTTGATGTTATTAACTTGACGGGATACGATGCCATTACAATCGGTAACAACGAAGGACTTACCTTTACGCCAGATCAGCTCGCGCAGTCCTACGCTGGACTTCTGTGTCCTGTGGTTTGCGGCAATGTTGTGGAGCAAGATACTGGCCTTCCGCCAGTGTGGATGAAACCTTCTCTGATTGTGGAGAAAGGTCCATTTCGCATTGGTTTGCTGGGGGCAACCGCCCCTTTCACCACGTTTTACGAACTGCTTGGGTGGGATGTACTGGACCCTGTGGAGTCACTAAGAGCTCAAGTGGAGGCGTTACGTGATGAAGTGGATGTGGTGGTTATTCTTTCACATCTGGGACTTTCGACAGATCGGAGACTGGCGGAGCAGATTACTGGAATTGATGTTATTCTCGGTGGACATACCCATCATGTTCTCGAAGAACCATTAGTCATTGGTCAGACCGTGCTGGGCGCAGCTGGGAAATTCGGGCAATGGCTTGGGAAAGTGGTTCTGGAACGAGCAAGCGTGGGAGAACCTCTTCAACTGGTAAGTAGCGGTTGTGTGGTTGCCAAGAGTCTATCACTGGATGATCAGGTGGCGCTGGCAATCGCTACGAATCGTACGGAAGCCGAAAGGACACTCAATCAGACGGCAGTGATAACAGACCGGGTGCTGCCCATCGCGTATGATCGGGAATCCCCGTTAGCAACATTGCTTGCACAAGCTGTTCGTCATTTCACGGGGGCACAGCTGTCTCTGGTGAATGCTGGCCAGCTTCTCGGAGATCTTCCACAAGGTAATATTACAAAAGGAATGTTGCATTCCCTATGTCCATCTCCTATAAATGCTTGTACAATATGCTTGAGTGGAAGTCATATTCGTGAAGCACTTGAGCAGTCCTTGTTGGACGATTTTTCAGGTAAGCCTATTGTGGGATTTGGTTTTCGTGGTCAAATTCTAGGTACGTTATGTATGGACGGCATGGAAGTTCAATACAATCCACATGCGCCTGCCTATGAGAAGATCCAGACCATATCCATTAATGGTGAGCCTATGGATGAACAGTGTGAGTATATCGTTGGAACGCTAGACATGTTTACGTTCAATGTGGGGTATCCTCCTCTGGCTCATGGAACCCGTACACTCTATCATCTTCCGGAATTCATACGCGATTTGCTGGAAACGGAAATAAAACGACCAGGGGCTCTGGACGACAGCCTGCGAGCCCGCTGGCATTCAAAGTTAAATTAA
- a CDS encoding HD-GYP domain-containing protein, whose product MRLVHINLLQPGMKLGKRIYSEEGLVLLSEDVELTSRLIGRLKDIGIGYVYIKDAATEDIIVPDMLQEATKRKALVEIKQQFQSMSGLKTKNQIPHFGKALSGVMNAILEDIGSQKEAMIMLMDMNSSDFDLYNHSLNVCVYTLVLGVASGYTRQQLMEIGLGALLHDIGKTQIAPEILHKPSRLSDEEFKIIQQHTTYGHRILKDEPGIPLLSAHCALQHHERIDGSGYPFGLKDKEIHEYAKWIALADSYDAMTTNRVYKQALLPHQAVEVLYTGSGTLYEQRMLEKFRDCVAIYPVGLSVTLSTGEVGVVASIHSRVPQRPLIRVLKDADGQTLSSPYEINLLTALSVMITGVEGVEDTPSAVQSEQVES is encoded by the coding sequence GTGCGTTTAGTACATATAAACTTATTGCAGCCTGGCATGAAGCTGGGGAAACGTATTTATAGTGAAGAAGGCCTTGTATTACTTAGTGAGGATGTAGAGCTAACAAGTCGATTAATTGGACGCCTCAAGGATATCGGGATTGGTTATGTGTATATTAAAGATGCTGCGACAGAGGACATCATCGTTCCAGATATGTTGCAGGAAGCGACCAAAAGGAAAGCACTGGTAGAGATCAAACAGCAATTCCAGAGTATGTCAGGACTAAAAACCAAAAATCAGATTCCCCATTTCGGTAAAGCGCTTAGTGGTGTGATGAATGCCATTCTGGAAGACATCGGCAGTCAAAAGGAAGCCATGATTATGCTGATGGACATGAACTCCAGTGATTTTGACCTGTATAATCATTCCCTGAATGTATGTGTGTACACACTGGTTCTTGGTGTCGCTTCCGGTTACACACGCCAGCAGTTAATGGAGATTGGGCTGGGCGCTTTGTTGCATGATATTGGCAAGACACAGATTGCACCGGAAATTCTGCACAAACCTTCCAGATTGAGTGACGAGGAATTCAAAATCATTCAGCAGCACACTACATATGGACACCGTATTCTCAAAGATGAACCAGGCATACCGCTTCTATCTGCGCATTGTGCATTGCAGCACCATGAACGAATTGATGGAAGCGGGTACCCCTTTGGTTTGAAAGACAAGGAAATTCATGAATATGCCAAATGGATTGCGCTTGCTGATTCCTATGATGCCATGACGACGAATCGGGTGTACAAGCAAGCCTTGTTGCCACATCAGGCGGTCGAGGTGCTGTATACTGGTTCAGGGACCCTGTATGAACAAAGGATGCTGGAGAAGTTCAGGGATTGTGTCGCGATATACCCGGTAGGTCTTTCAGTAACACTCAGTACAGGAGAGGTTGGGGTAGTTGCATCCATTCATTCACGTGTTCCTCAACGTCCACTTATCCGTGTTCTAAAAGATGCAGACGGCCAGACTTTATCTTCGCCTTATGAAATTAACCTGCTGACAGCTCTGTCTGTGATGATCACAGGTGTAGAGGGTGTCGAGGATACACCTTCAGCGGTCCAAAGTGAACAGGTGGAAAGCTGA
- the yfkAB gene encoding radical SAM/CxCxxxxC motif protein YfkAB: MTMLNSGSVQPMPLSPTNDPWDPIGSLRTYGRHVLTSVEMTVTHLCNMRCEHCAVGDMLTMREAPALPLPLMLKRLDEVEHLQTISLTGGEPSFSQKTVDEMIIPLLKYAKERGIRSQINSNLTLDISRYEQLLPYLDVMHISFNYLNADDFHQVGFANSGRPVKREVAVKMYEKMIENSRKLSEAGMFISAESMINFRTHDKLDGIHQLIREMGCVRHEVHPMYNSNFASSLPVLSLDHMRAAIHRLLDVRDKDMWMLFGTLPFFACSAAEQDRELINRLYSEPNVTVRNDPDGRNRVNVNMFTGNVYVTDFADIPAFGNIRDRKLDDVFHEWSAEHPLNQTVNCHCDIASCCGPNLLVADMYYKGVDFKSRKAITR; this comes from the coding sequence ATGACCATGCTAAACTCAGGATCGGTACAACCGATGCCTTTATCGCCGACCAATGATCCGTGGGATCCGATCGGCTCTCTGCGTACATATGGACGCCATGTGCTGACCAGTGTAGAAATGACCGTGACACATCTGTGCAATATGAGGTGTGAACATTGTGCTGTAGGAGATATGCTTACGATGCGTGAAGCACCGGCTCTTCCGTTACCCCTGATGCTGAAACGATTGGATGAAGTGGAGCATCTGCAGACGATTAGTCTGACGGGTGGCGAGCCAAGCTTTAGCCAGAAAACAGTGGATGAGATGATTATCCCGCTGCTCAAATATGCCAAGGAACGTGGAATTCGATCTCAGATTAATTCCAATTTGACATTGGATATCAGCCGGTATGAGCAACTTTTACCGTATCTGGACGTTATGCATATCTCATTCAACTATCTGAATGCTGACGATTTCCATCAAGTTGGATTTGCAAATAGTGGCAGACCTGTGAAACGTGAAGTAGCGGTGAAGATGTATGAGAAAATGATTGAAAATTCCCGCAAACTGAGTGAAGCAGGCATGTTTATCTCTGCGGAGTCGATGATTAACTTCCGTACGCACGACAAGCTGGATGGTATTCATCAATTGATTCGTGAGATGGGCTGTGTTCGTCATGAAGTGCATCCGATGTATAACTCGAACTTTGCTTCTTCGTTGCCCGTGTTATCACTGGACCATATGAGAGCGGCGATTCATCGTTTGCTTGATGTGCGTGACAAGGATATGTGGATGCTCTTCGGGACATTGCCATTCTTCGCATGCAGTGCAGCAGAGCAGGATCGGGAATTGATTAACCGACTGTACAGCGAGCCAAATGTGACGGTACGTAACGATCCGGACGGACGCAACCGCGTGAACGTCAACATGTTTACAGGCAATGTGTATGTGACGGATTTTGCAGATATCCCGGCGTTTGGAAACATTCGTGATCGTAAGCTGGATGATGTGTTCCATGAGTGGTCAGCGGAACATCCGCTCAATCAGACGGTTAACTGCCATTGCGATATTGCTTCTTGTTGCGGGCCAAACCTGCTCGTAGCGGATATGTACTACAAAGGTGTGGATTTCAAATCTAGAAAAGCAATCACACGTTGA
- a CDS encoding hemolysin family protein: MDIHTEFHLGQLVFNLVCVFLLVFLNGVFVAAEFSLVKVRQTRLTQLQSEGNRMAGYALKVNSKLDSYLSATQFGITLTSLGLGWLGEPAISELLVEPLMFKLGVGDTGLISTVSVIIGFCIITFLHIVLGELAPKSLAIQKTDGVALFLSAPLLLFYKIFFPFIWVLNVSANALLRLAGIEPASEGEAHSEDELRILMKQSAKSGVIDKDEIKLMDNIFDFSDMLAREVMLPRTDMDCLYTHMSLEENLEIINATKHSRYPVAVEDKDEIIGFIHITDLLLAKPEQQHDLASLIRPILNVPESMEISHVLRLMQKKHSQMTLVVDEYGGTAGLLTAEEILEEIVGDLYDEFEDERPHMERNGDSFSVDGRSLIEEVHKWTGAIIEDEEVDTIGGWLFKELGGNPTKGKTQELNGYVFEVEEATRLRITRVRVYKQSVPQNMNSEEDQSTQ, from the coding sequence TTGGATATTCATACCGAGTTTCATCTTGGGCAGCTAGTATTTAATCTGGTCTGTGTCTTTTTGCTCGTATTTTTGAATGGCGTATTTGTTGCAGCAGAATTTTCCCTTGTGAAAGTAAGGCAGACACGCTTAACTCAATTGCAGAGTGAAGGAAACCGTATGGCTGGTTACGCATTGAAGGTGAATAGTAAACTGGATTCCTATCTATCGGCAACTCAGTTCGGGATTACGCTGACATCGCTTGGACTTGGGTGGTTGGGAGAACCGGCCATCTCCGAATTGCTCGTTGAGCCACTCATGTTTAAACTTGGTGTAGGAGATACAGGGCTTATTTCGACCGTGTCGGTCATTATCGGTTTTTGTATCATTACGTTTCTGCATATTGTGCTGGGTGAGCTCGCACCTAAATCACTGGCGATTCAAAAAACAGACGGAGTGGCATTGTTCTTATCTGCACCATTGCTGTTGTTCTACAAAATCTTCTTCCCGTTCATCTGGGTACTGAATGTATCGGCCAATGCATTGCTGCGTCTGGCGGGTATCGAACCTGCCAGTGAAGGAGAAGCTCACTCAGAAGATGAGCTACGTATTCTGATGAAGCAGAGTGCCAAAAGTGGTGTGATCGATAAGGATGAGATCAAACTGATGGATAACATCTTTGACTTCTCCGATATGCTGGCACGTGAAGTCATGCTGCCTCGTACCGATATGGATTGTTTGTATACCCATATGTCTTTGGAGGAAAATCTGGAGATTATTAATGCAACCAAACATTCCCGGTATCCTGTGGCAGTTGAAGACAAGGATGAGATCATTGGGTTTATCCACATCACGGATCTGCTGCTGGCTAAGCCGGAGCAACAACATGATCTGGCTTCACTTATACGTCCAATCTTGAACGTTCCTGAATCCATGGAGATCAGCCATGTGCTGCGTCTGATGCAGAAGAAACATTCTCAGATGACGCTGGTTGTGGATGAATATGGCGGCACAGCTGGATTGCTGACTGCGGAAGAAATTCTGGAAGAGATCGTTGGAGACTTGTATGACGAGTTCGAAGATGAGCGTCCGCATATGGAACGCAATGGGGATTCGTTTTCCGTTGACGGTCGTTCGCTTATTGAAGAAGTTCATAAGTGGACCGGAGCCATCATTGAGGATGAAGAAGTGGATACCATCGGTGGATGGTTGTTTAAAGAGCTTGGGGGCAATCCAACCAAAGGAAAAACGCAGGAGCTGAATGGGTACGTTTTTGAAGTAGAAGAAGCCACTCGCCTGCGAATTACCCGGGTTCGAGTGTACAAGCAATCTGTCCCTCAAAACATGAATTCGGAAGAAGATCAATCAACACAATAA
- a CDS encoding spore coat associated protein CotJA — MKDPQLRAYVPFVGPFDPCPPVEIRTYLVPPQLFIPFQPMGWPQYSPAEALRIGTLWPALYSPYTPARSKGRKVESDGA; from the coding sequence GTGAAAGATCCGCAGCTTCGTGCTTATGTCCCGTTTGTGGGGCCGTTTGATCCTTGTCCGCCCGTAGAGATTCGAACATATCTGGTTCCTCCGCAATTATTTATTCCATTTCAGCCTATGGGCTGGCCGCAGTACAGCCCGGCGGAAGCCTTAAGAATCGGAACGTTGTGGCCTGCATTATACAGCCCTTATACACCAGCGAGATCGAAAGGGAGGAAGGTGGAATCGGATGGAGCCTGA
- a CDS encoding spore coat protein CotJB, with protein sequence MEPEVPKACDAKYYELLEELQALDFVLVELNLYLDTHPGDFQSIEQYNKFSQERMRVAHEFQQLYGPLMNFGHAFSKYPWEWSQTPWPWQV encoded by the coding sequence ATGGAGCCTGAAGTGCCCAAAGCCTGTGATGCAAAGTATTATGAGCTGTTAGAGGAGCTCCAGGCACTAGACTTTGTATTAGTTGAGCTGAACCTGTACCTGGACACCCATCCGGGGGATTTTCAGAGTATTGAACAGTACAACAAATTCAGTCAGGAGCGCATGAGAGTTGCACATGAATTTCAACAATTGTACGGACCGCTGATGAACTTTGGTCATGCATTCTCCAAATATCCATGGGAGTGGTCACAGACACCGTGGCCATGGCAAGTGTGA
- a CDS encoding manganese catalase family protein — protein sequence MWVYEKKLQYPVRVSKCDPHMAKLLAEQYGGADGELAAALRYLNQRYTIPDKIIGLLNDIGTEEFAHLEMIATMIYKLTKDASVEQLEEAGLGPNYAQRDSALFYTNSSGVPFTAAYIASKGDPIADLYEDIAAEEKARATYQWLIDLTDDVDLQDSLKFLREREIVHSLRFREAVEILKDDRDTKKIF from the coding sequence ATGTGGGTGTATGAGAAAAAATTGCAGTATCCTGTACGGGTTAGCAAATGTGATCCTCATATGGCAAAACTGCTGGCTGAACAATATGGAGGAGCGGATGGTGAGCTGGCGGCAGCTCTGCGGTATTTGAATCAGCGGTATACAATTCCGGATAAAATTATTGGGCTATTAAATGATATTGGTACAGAAGAATTCGCCCACTTGGAAATGATTGCCACCATGATCTACAAGTTGACCAAGGATGCGTCGGTAGAGCAACTGGAAGAAGCCGGACTCGGGCCTAACTATGCTCAGCGCGATTCTGCCTTATTTTACACGAACTCCTCAGGTGTACCTTTTACTGCAGCATACATTGCTTCGAAGGGAGATCCGATCGCGGATTTGTACGAGGATATTGCAGCAGAAGAGAAAGCCAGGGCTACATATCAATGGTTAATCGATCTGACCGATGACGTGGATCTGCAGGATAGTCTGAAGTTTCTGCGGGAACGGGAGATCGTGCATTCCTTACGTTTCCGGGAAGCCGTGGAGATTCTGAAAGACGATCGGGATACGAAGAAGATATTTTGA
- a CDS encoding 3-oxoacyl-[acyl-carrier-protein] synthase III C-terminal domain-containing protein: protein MAGIRIVDIDIYHPATKVHNDFYIEHFDARGVDIRGLLKALGRDTRYKIDNDDENSLSMAFEATSNLLEKTGLTGADIDLIAYASQTPEYIFPTNSLMIHRLINGASHTICIDSNANCAGMTAAFEQVSRQMLGNPRIRRALIIGSDYVAPHASPDDPVYFANFGDAAAAVIIERDEHAVGFIDSIYQTDTCVYGNSLFPAEGLAKLGKTGVDAGAFHVKFIPFDDSICVDAASESIRTLLARNEIGPDEIRAACFSQLSISNIRAVSENVGIGDDIAVYIGDEFGYTSTSSPFIALHRAVTTGQIQRGDKVLFWTVGAGWQNVAMVVEY from the coding sequence ATGGCCGGAATTCGTATTGTAGATATCGATATCTATCATCCAGCAACCAAGGTGCACAATGATTTTTATATTGAACATTTTGATGCACGAGGTGTAGATATTCGTGGATTGTTAAAGGCACTTGGTCGTGATACACGTTATAAAATTGACAACGATGACGAAAACTCACTGAGCATGGCCTTTGAGGCTACCAGCAATCTACTGGAGAAAACCGGACTCACCGGTGCAGATATTGATCTGATTGCTTATGCAAGCCAAACGCCAGAATACATCTTTCCTACGAATTCCTTGATGATTCATCGCCTGATTAACGGAGCTTCTCACACGATCTGTATTGACAGTAACGCCAACTGTGCAGGCATGACTGCTGCTTTCGAACAGGTTAGCCGGCAGATGCTGGGCAATCCCCGAATTCGCCGGGCATTAATCATTGGCTCGGATTACGTAGCTCCTCATGCCAGTCCCGATGATCCTGTATACTTCGCCAATTTCGGTGATGCAGCGGCAGCGGTGATTATAGAGCGGGATGAACATGCTGTTGGTTTCATTGATTCCATCTATCAGACGGATACCTGTGTGTATGGCAATTCTCTTTTTCCTGCAGAAGGCTTGGCTAAGCTGGGCAAAACGGGTGTAGATGCGGGGGCCTTCCATGTGAAATTCATCCCATTTGATGATTCCATCTGTGTGGATGCCGCTTCGGAGTCCATTCGTACCTTGCTGGCACGTAACGAGATTGGACCAGACGAGATCAGAGCTGCCTGCTTCTCCCAGCTATCAATCAGTAACATTCGCGCTGTATCCGAGAACGTTGGCATTGGTGATGATATTGCCGTCTATATCGGAGATGAGTTCGGATATACATCAACCAGCAGTCCGTTCATCGCATTGCATCGAGCGGTTACAACCGGGCAGATTCAGCGTGGCGACAAAGTGTTGTTCTGGACCGTTGGAGCCGGGTGGCAAAATGTTGCCATGGTGGTTGAATACTAG
- a CDS encoding carboxymuconolactone decarboxylase family protein has product MSEHVAQGLDRFAKLSGEYGARALAPIKEHFPELSEFIMGTAYGDIFQRTTITDQWKEVAIISSLITQGQYEQLGVHYTMALSVGVTVDQLKGILLHLAPCVGAPRIISAFNILLATLDEIQ; this is encoded by the coding sequence ATGAGTGAACATGTAGCTCAGGGACTAGACCGTTTTGCTAAACTTTCAGGGGAGTACGGCGCAAGAGCCCTCGCACCCATCAAAGAGCATTTTCCCGAATTGTCGGAATTTATTATGGGGACGGCATACGGAGATATTTTTCAGCGCACCACGATTACGGATCAATGGAAGGAAGTTGCTATTATCTCTTCATTGATCACCCAAGGGCAGTATGAACAATTGGGAGTACACTACACAATGGCGCTGAGTGTGGGAGTTACAGTGGATCAACTCAAGGGAATACTGCTACATCTGGCACCCTGTGTGGGTGCTCCACGCATTATTAGCGCATTTAATATTTTGCTTGCTACCTTGGACGAAATACAGTAA